The Sinorhizobium meliloti genome includes a window with the following:
- a CDS encoding CmpA/NrtA family ABC transporter substrate-binding protein: MTKTLFGGLTRRSVLKTTATAAMVGAARTLLPSGAFAQGAGPETAKATLGFIALTDSAPLIIAKEKGLFDKYGMTEVEVVKQASWGTTRDNLVLGSAGAGIDGAHILTPMPYLISTGKVTQNNQPLPMAILARLNLDAQAISVGAAYADLKVGIDASVLKDAFAKKKAGGEAAKVAMTFPGGTHDLWIRYWLAAAGIDPDKDVETIVVPPPQMVANMKVGTMDCFCVGEPWNEQLVNQKIGYTAVNTAEIWAEHPEKSFAMRADWVEKNPRAVKALVMAIEEAAQWCDDMANKDELAKIVGKRSWFNVPPKDIVDRLKGEYDYGNGKIVENSPHFMKFWREHASYPFQSHDAWFLTENIRWGKLASDTDIKGLIAKVNREDIWREAAKDLGISDIPASTSRGPETFFDGKVFDPANPETYLKSLAISRIA; the protein is encoded by the coding sequence ATGACCAAGACTTTGTTCGGCGGCCTGACCCGCCGCAGCGTGCTGAAGACCACCGCGACGGCCGCCATGGTCGGCGCAGCGAGAACGCTTTTGCCCTCCGGGGCCTTCGCCCAGGGCGCCGGTCCCGAGACCGCGAAGGCCACCCTCGGCTTCATCGCGCTGACCGATTCAGCCCCGCTGATCATCGCCAAAGAGAAGGGTTTGTTCGACAAGTACGGCATGACCGAGGTCGAGGTGGTGAAGCAGGCCTCCTGGGGCACGACCCGCGACAATCTGGTGCTCGGCTCGGCCGGCGCCGGTATCGACGGCGCCCATATCCTGACTCCGATGCCCTATCTCATCTCGACTGGCAAGGTGACGCAGAACAACCAGCCACTGCCGATGGCGATCCTCGCCCGCCTCAATCTCGACGCGCAGGCGATCTCGGTCGGTGCAGCCTATGCCGATCTGAAGGTCGGCATCGACGCCTCGGTGCTGAAAGATGCCTTCGCCAAGAAGAAGGCCGGTGGCGAGGCCGCCAAGGTCGCCATGACCTTCCCGGGCGGTACACACGACCTTTGGATCCGCTATTGGCTCGCCGCCGCCGGCATCGACCCGGACAAGGATGTCGAGACCATCGTCGTCCCGCCGCCGCAGATGGTCGCCAACATGAAGGTCGGCACCATGGACTGTTTCTGCGTCGGCGAACCCTGGAACGAGCAACTCGTCAACCAGAAGATCGGCTACACCGCTGTCAACACCGCCGAGATCTGGGCCGAGCATCCGGAGAAGTCCTTCGCCATGCGCGCCGACTGGGTCGAGAAGAACCCGCGCGCCGTCAAGGCGCTGGTCATGGCCATCGAGGAAGCCGCGCAGTGGTGCGACGATATGGCGAACAAGGACGAACTCGCCAAGATCGTCGGCAAGCGCAGCTGGTTCAACGTGCCGCCAAAGGACATCGTCGATCGGCTGAAAGGTGAATACGACTACGGCAACGGCAAGATCGTGGAGAACAGCCCCCACTTCATGAAATTCTGGCGCGAACACGCGTCCTACCCGTTCCAGAGCCATGACGCCTGGTTCCTCACCGAGAATATCCGCTGGGGCAAGCTTGCATCGGATACGGACATCAAGGGGCTGATCGCCAAGGTCAACCGTGAGGACATCTGGCGCGAAGCGGCAAAGGACCTCGGCATCTCCGACATCCCCGCCTCCACTTCGCGCGGGCCGGAGACCTTCTTCGACGGCAAGGTCTTCGATCCCGCAAATCCCGAAACGTACCTGAAGAGCCTGGCAATCAGCCGCATCGCCTGA
- the ntrB gene encoding nitrate ABC transporter permease — MSVTNLKLKPQATPQTSAQVIALGQTASRGIDGRLSRFVTQTVTNLLPLLVTLTFFTLAWQLICSSPESSLPAPSRVLEESWELIAHPFYIGQGVDQGLFWHVFASLQRVALGYAMAAAVGVALGTLVGQSVLAMRGLDPIFQVLRTVPPLAWLPLSLAAFQDGTPSAIFVIFITAIWPIIINTAVGIRNIPQDYQNVAKVLRLNGFEYFGKIMLPAAAPYIFTGLRIGIGLSWLAIVAAEMLIGGVGIGFFIWDAWNSSLISDIIVALIYVGVVGFLLDRLIALIGRAVTRGTANA; from the coding sequence ATGTCCGTCACCAATCTCAAGCTCAAACCCCAGGCGACTCCGCAGACCTCCGCTCAGGTCATCGCTCTCGGGCAGACGGCGAGCCGCGGCATCGATGGCCGTCTGTCGCGCTTTGTCACCCAGACGGTCACCAACCTCTTGCCGCTGCTCGTCACACTGACGTTCTTCACCCTTGCCTGGCAGCTCATCTGCTCGTCGCCTGAATCGAGCCTTCCGGCCCCGTCGCGTGTCCTCGAGGAAAGCTGGGAACTGATCGCACATCCCTTCTACATCGGTCAGGGTGTCGATCAGGGTCTGTTCTGGCACGTGTTCGCCAGCCTGCAGCGCGTCGCGCTGGGCTACGCGATGGCTGCGGCGGTCGGCGTCGCGCTTGGGACGCTCGTCGGCCAGAGCGTGCTCGCGATGCGCGGCCTCGATCCGATCTTCCAGGTGCTTCGCACCGTGCCGCCGCTCGCCTGGCTGCCGCTTTCACTCGCCGCCTTCCAGGATGGCACCCCTTCGGCAATCTTCGTCATCTTCATCACGGCGATCTGGCCGATCATCATCAACACCGCGGTCGGCATCCGCAACATTCCGCAGGATTACCAAAACGTCGCCAAGGTGCTGCGACTGAACGGCTTCGAATATTTCGGCAAGATCATGCTGCCGGCCGCTGCCCCCTACATCTTCACCGGTCTTAGGATCGGCATCGGTCTCTCCTGGCTGGCGATCGTGGCGGCCGAGATGCTGATCGGCGGCGTCGGCATCGGCTTCTTCATCTGGGATGCGTGGAACTCGTCGCTGATCAGCGACATCATCGTGGCCCTCATCTATGTCGGCGTTGTCGGCTTTCTTCTCGACCGCCTCATCGCACTCATCGGCCGCGCCGTCACCCGCGGCACTGCAAACGCTTAG
- a CDS encoding ABC transporter ATP-binding protein yields MTKSYLSLELLDKSFERGGTRTEVLKQVSLTVDKGEFISIIGHSGCGKSTLLNIVGGLTQATTGVVLLDGKVVDEPGPDRAVVFQNHSLLPWLTVYENVRLAVDKVFSRTRNKQERHEWTMRNLELVQMAHAAEKHPSEVSGGMKQRVGIARALAMEPKVLLLDEPFGALDALTRAHLQDQVMQIHATLGNTVLMITHDVDEAVLLSDRIVMMTNGPSARVGEILHVPLARPRRRIELASERTYLTCRESVLKFLYERHRFVEAAE; encoded by the coding sequence ATGACCAAGAGCTATCTTTCACTTGAACTCCTGGACAAGAGCTTCGAACGCGGCGGAACGCGCACCGAGGTTCTCAAACAGGTCTCACTTACTGTCGACAAGGGTGAATTCATCTCGATCATAGGCCATTCTGGCTGCGGCAAGTCGACCCTGCTTAACATCGTCGGTGGGCTGACACAGGCGACGACCGGCGTCGTCCTCCTCGACGGCAAGGTCGTCGACGAACCTGGACCGGACCGCGCCGTCGTCTTCCAGAACCACTCGCTGCTGCCGTGGCTCACGGTCTACGAAAACGTCCGGCTGGCCGTCGACAAGGTGTTTTCGAGAACCCGCAACAAGCAGGAACGCCATGAATGGACGATGCGCAACCTCGAGCTAGTGCAGATGGCGCATGCCGCCGAGAAGCACCCCTCAGAGGTCTCCGGCGGCATGAAGCAGCGCGTCGGCATCGCCCGGGCGCTTGCCATGGAACCGAAGGTGCTGCTTCTCGACGAGCCCTTCGGGGCGCTCGACGCCCTGACCCGCGCGCATCTGCAGGACCAGGTCATGCAGATTCACGCGACGCTCGGCAATACGGTGCTGATGATCACGCATGACGTCGACGAAGCGGTCCTGCTTTCGGACCGCATCGTCATGATGACCAATGGACCCTCTGCACGAGTCGGTGAAATCCTCCACGTGCCGCTCGCGCGTCCGCGTCGTCGCATTGAGCTCGCCTCCGAGCGAACTTACCTGACATGTCGCGAGTCGGTGCTGAAGTTCCTCTACGAACGCCACCGCTTCGTCGAAGCTGCAGAGTGA
- a CDS encoding adenylate/guanylate cyclase domain-containing protein, whose product MFDRLGVRGRLLFAFFGISAFAVLATVGALYAFLELSQVLERVTERRAPSALASLELSRHAERVAATAPAFLASTSRARHSEVSAAIGSEMARLEELLAALKGATLSSGVVSEIEDAVVGLRRNLHALDDLVTVRLAAVARKEELLRRLSATTNASQRLVAPGILVMNSKVPRWRAATADAVTTPEAEAAATRDLARAIAAYIPQQTAQREIAAINDTLLQAAVAPTPGDLSLISFPLRRSIETLESVTPEFDEQLRKRFQQLVDQFEALIDGQRSIPNARNEELAVVAEGEKLVVENDKLSRKLTLAVDRLVAAAKGDIAEAGSEAATVRRYGTGVVLGSALLSLLSSVLIVWLYVDRNLLARLTGLSHSMLAIAAGDLRVPLPQTRGDEIGRMAKALRVFRDTAIEVEEKNLRTVAEARQRLIDAIESISEGFAFYDSEDRLLVCNSRYRDILYPGMDDAVVSGTHFEAIIRAAAERGLIEDAIGREQEWLAERLEAHRNPTGTLLQQRGPDRWIQISERRISGGGTVAVYSDITELKRREQDLSEKSVALEALSAKLAKYLAPQVYNSIFSGKQDVRIESRRKKLTICFSDIAAFTETTDKMESEELTQLLNQYLTEMSKIALSFGATIDKYVGDAILMFFGDPETRGIREDAIACVSMALAMQERMGELGETWRSVGIEMPLRCRIGIHTDYCTVGNFGSEDRMDYTIIGGAVNLAARLEEEAAPGSVLISYETFAQVKDLIHCEETGRVRIRGIAYPVATYRVVDFKANLTTGCSSIRTELPHLRIEAEPELMSTGEREVAVTALRETLDRLCR is encoded by the coding sequence ATGTTTGACCGTCTCGGCGTTCGTGGCAGATTGTTGTTCGCTTTCTTCGGCATCAGCGCCTTTGCGGTGCTTGCGACCGTAGGCGCCTTGTATGCCTTTCTTGAGCTCAGTCAGGTGCTCGAACGAGTAACGGAGCGCCGGGCCCCGTCCGCGCTCGCGTCCCTCGAACTCTCCCGCCATGCTGAACGTGTCGCCGCCACCGCGCCGGCTTTCCTAGCTTCGACCAGTAGGGCCCGGCACAGCGAGGTCTCGGCCGCGATAGGCAGCGAGATGGCGCGACTCGAAGAGCTACTAGCGGCTCTAAAGGGAGCGACACTGAGCTCGGGGGTGGTCAGCGAGATCGAAGACGCGGTGGTCGGGCTCAGGCGCAACTTGCATGCTCTCGACGACCTCGTCACCGTCCGCCTTGCTGCCGTCGCACGCAAGGAGGAACTTCTGCGTCGCCTGTCGGCAACGACAAATGCTAGCCAGCGCCTCGTCGCGCCCGGTATTCTCGTTATGAATTCCAAAGTGCCGCGATGGCGGGCAGCCACAGCCGATGCAGTGACGACGCCAGAGGCAGAGGCCGCGGCCACAAGAGACCTGGCGCGAGCGATCGCCGCCTACATCCCACAGCAGACCGCGCAGCGGGAGATCGCGGCAATCAACGACACGCTTCTGCAGGCCGCTGTCGCGCCGACGCCAGGCGACCTGTCGCTGATTTCATTCCCCCTGCGGCGCTCGATCGAGACGCTCGAGTCGGTGACCCCCGAATTCGATGAGCAATTGCGCAAGCGTTTTCAGCAGCTCGTAGACCAGTTCGAGGCGCTGATCGACGGCCAGAGAAGCATCCCGAACGCGCGTAACGAAGAGCTCGCGGTTGTGGCAGAGGGCGAGAAGTTAGTGGTGGAGAACGATAAGCTGTCGCGGAAGCTCACTCTGGCCGTGGACCGCCTGGTGGCGGCGGCCAAAGGCGACATCGCCGAGGCGGGCTCGGAAGCCGCAACGGTTCGGCGCTATGGTACTGGGGTCGTGCTTGGCTCCGCCCTTCTGAGCCTCTTGAGTTCGGTCCTGATCGTCTGGCTCTATGTCGACCGCAATCTTCTTGCACGCCTTACTGGCCTAAGCCATAGCATGCTTGCCATCGCCGCTGGCGACCTTCGGGTGCCGTTACCGCAGACCCGTGGCGACGAGATCGGCCGTATGGCCAAGGCTCTTCGCGTATTCCGCGATACGGCGATCGAGGTCGAGGAGAAGAACCTGCGCACTGTGGCTGAAGCCCGCCAGCGCCTTATCGACGCGATTGAAAGCATATCGGAGGGCTTCGCCTTTTATGACAGCGAAGATCGGCTTCTCGTCTGCAACAGTCGATATCGCGACATTCTTTACCCGGGGATGGATGACGCAGTCGTTTCCGGAACCCATTTCGAGGCGATCATCCGCGCGGCAGCGGAGCGTGGCTTGATAGAGGATGCGATCGGGCGGGAGCAAGAATGGCTCGCCGAGCGCCTCGAAGCACATCGCAATCCGACCGGAACACTCCTTCAGCAGCGCGGTCCAGATCGCTGGATCCAGATCAGCGAACGCCGGATTTCGGGCGGCGGCACCGTCGCGGTCTATTCCGACATCACGGAGCTCAAGCGCCGTGAGCAGGACCTCTCCGAAAAATCAGTTGCGCTCGAGGCGCTCTCCGCCAAGCTTGCCAAATACCTCGCGCCGCAGGTGTATAACTCGATCTTCAGCGGCAAACAGGACGTTAGGATCGAAAGCCGGAGGAAGAAGCTGACGATCTGTTTCTCCGACATTGCGGCATTCACGGAAACAACCGACAAGATGGAGTCCGAGGAACTGACCCAGCTCCTCAATCAGTATCTGACGGAAATGTCGAAGATTGCTCTGTCCTTCGGGGCTACGATCGATAAGTACGTAGGCGACGCCATATTAATGTTCTTCGGCGACCCCGAAACACGCGGCATTAGGGAGGACGCGATCGCCTGTGTCTCGATGGCACTCGCCATGCAGGAGCGGATGGGTGAACTCGGCGAAACCTGGCGCAGCGTCGGTATAGAGATGCCACTGCGCTGCCGGATCGGCATTCATACTGACTACTGCACGGTCGGCAATTTCGGCAGCGAGGACCGGATGGACTATACGATCATCGGCGGCGCCGTGAACCTCGCCGCCCGACTTGAAGAGGAGGCCGCGCCCGGCTCAGTGCTCATCTCCTACGAGACCTTCGCGCAGGTGAAGGACCTGATCCATTGCGAGGAGACCGGCCGTGTCCGCATCAGGGGAATAGCCTATCCAGTCGCGACTTATCGCGTCGTCGACTTCAAGGCGAATCTGACCACGGGCTGCAGTTCCATTCGAACCGAGCTGCCCCATCTGAGGATCGAGGCGGAGCCGGAACTCATGTCGACCGGTGAGCGCGAGGTGGCCGTGACCGCCCTTCGCGAAACACTCGACCGACTTTGTCGTTAG
- a CDS encoding branched-chain amino acid ABC transporter substrate-binding protein, whose amino-acid sequence MRHLFAAAALAFALASQSEAEVLIGVAGPMSGKLAWTGTQLRRGAEMAVANINAAGGVLGQQVRLIVADDFCDPRQALAAAEKLVADGAVFVIGHYCSGASIPASKIYAAAGVLQISPSSTNPMLTEQGHANVFRVCSRDDAQGHKAGNYLADHWGDSKIAILHDNTTYGKGLADETKKQLNKRGVTEAVYQSYTPGKDDYSVEVAALQTAHIAVLYLGGYHTEAALMVRAARDRAYPVQLISGDDTATEAFGLIAGPAAEGTLFTFVADPRRNAEAAEVVERFRAENFEPDSWTLHSYGAAEIWAQAVTKANSLDLQAVIAALREDQFDTVLGRIDFDKKGDLTVQSWVWYVWKSGEYVPVE is encoded by the coding sequence ATGCGCCATCTTTTCGCCGCTGCTGCACTTGCATTCGCGCTTGCATCCCAGAGTGAGGCGGAAGTCCTGATCGGCGTCGCTGGCCCGATGAGCGGTAAGCTCGCCTGGACCGGCACCCAGCTTAGGCGCGGTGCGGAGATGGCCGTTGCCAATATCAATGCCGCAGGCGGTGTGCTCGGCCAGCAGGTTCGGCTGATCGTGGCCGACGACTTCTGCGATCCTCGGCAGGCGCTTGCGGCCGCCGAGAAGCTGGTCGCAGACGGTGCAGTCTTCGTCATCGGGCATTACTGCTCCGGAGCCTCCATCCCTGCATCGAAGATCTATGCGGCCGCTGGCGTTCTGCAGATTTCGCCGTCCTCGACCAATCCGATGTTGACTGAGCAAGGGCACGCCAATGTCTTCCGCGTCTGCAGTCGCGACGATGCCCAGGGCCACAAGGCCGGCAACTATCTGGCGGACCACTGGGGCGACAGCAAGATTGCGATCCTTCACGACAACACGACCTATGGGAAGGGACTTGCCGACGAGACGAAGAAGCAACTCAACAAGCGGGGCGTGACCGAAGCGGTTTATCAAAGCTACACGCCCGGAAAGGACGATTACTCGGTTGAGGTCGCCGCGTTGCAGACGGCACATATCGCGGTGCTTTATCTTGGGGGTTATCATACGGAGGCAGCCCTTATGGTCCGCGCCGCGCGCGACCGCGCCTACCCGGTCCAGCTTATCTCGGGCGACGACACCGCGACCGAGGCATTTGGCCTTATTGCCGGCCCTGCCGCCGAGGGGACGCTCTTCACCTTTGTCGCCGACCCGCGTCGAAATGCTGAGGCCGCGGAGGTCGTCGAGCGCTTTAGGGCTGAAAACTTCGAGCCGGATTCCTGGACGCTCCACAGCTACGGCGCTGCCGAGATCTGGGCTCAAGCGGTCACGAAGGCGAACTCGCTTGACCTTCAGGCGGTGATAGCGGCGCTGCGCGAAGACCAATTCGATACGGTGCTGGGCCGGATCGACTTTGATAAGAAGGGCGATCTCACAGTCCAAAGCTGGGTATGGTATGTTTGGAAAAGTGGCGAGTACGTGCCTGTTGAGTAA
- a CDS encoding IS30 family transposase: MSLCYSQLTLSDRRRLHQLVERKVPVGEIARQLGRHRSTIYRELKRNTFHDAEFPEYSGYYSGIANDISKERRRRLRKLSRHPQLRELVIEQLKALWSPEQIAGRLLADGVSAVRVCTETIYRFIYSKEDYALELYQHLPEGRRKRRPRRSRKPRDGSIPLDCRISQRPDFIADRSQFGHWEGDLLIFRRDLGEANVTSLVERKSRYTVMIKNGSRHSRPLIDKIIDAFSPLPAFARQSFTFDRGTEFRGFKALEDGLGARSWFCDPNSPWQKGAVENTNKRIRRFVPSDTDLSAVNQPQLVALAHHLNSLPRKCLGYRTPAEVFMAHLRDCG, encoded by the coding sequence ATGTCGCTTTGCTATTCGCAACTCACCCTTTCCGATCGACGACGTTTGCATCAGCTCGTGGAACGCAAAGTTCCTGTCGGTGAGATCGCCCGCCAACTCGGTCGGCATCGATCGACGATCTATCGTGAACTGAAGCGCAATACCTTTCATGATGCCGAGTTTCCGGAATACAGCGGCTATTACAGCGGTATCGCCAACGACATCTCGAAGGAGCGTCGGCGACGGCTGCGCAAGCTCAGCCGCCACCCGCAATTGCGCGAACTGGTCATCGAGCAGCTGAAGGCACTTTGGTCGCCGGAGCAGATCGCCGGCCGTCTGCTTGCCGATGGTGTGAGCGCCGTCCGCGTCTGCACCGAGACGATCTATCGCTTCATCTATAGCAAGGAAGATTATGCGCTGGAGCTCTATCAGCATCTGCCGGAAGGCCGTCGTAAGCGCCGCCCACGCCGCTCCCGCAAACCCCGTGACGGCTCGATCCCGTTGGACTGCAGGATCAGCCAACGCCCTGATTTCATTGCCGATCGCTCTCAGTTCGGCCACTGGGAGGGTGATCTCCTGATCTTCCGGCGCGACCTTGGTGAAGCCAATGTCACCTCGCTGGTCGAGCGCAAGAGCCGCTACACGGTGATGATCAAGAATGGCAGCCGTCACTCTCGTCCGCTCATCGACAAGATCATCGATGCCTTCTCACCGCTACCCGCCTTTGCCCGGCAGAGCTTCACCTTCGACCGTGGTACCGAGTTTCGCGGTTTCAAGGCTTTGGAAGATGGACTCGGCGCCAGGAGCTGGTTTTGCGATCCGAATTCACCGTGGCAGAAAGGCGCGGTCGAGAACACCAACAAGCGCATCCGTCGCTTTGTGCCGAGCGATACGGACCTGTCCGCCGTCAACCAGCCGCAACTGGTCGCCCTCGCCCACCATCTCAATTCACTGCCCAGGAAATGCCTTGGTTACCGCACGCCCGCCGAGGTCTTCATGGCCCATTTGCGCGATTGCGGGTAA